One Thermus islandicus DSM 21543 genomic window carries:
- the cobT gene encoding nicotinate-nucleotide--dimethylbenzimidazole phosphoribosyltransferase yields MAGEGSEASQAKVLEAARRRVDQLTKPPRSLGFLEEVALRLAALQGRVKPELGRGAVVVAAADHGVVAEGVSAYPQEVTRQMVLNFLRGGAAINQFARVADCEVYVLDVGVKGELPDHPRLLKRKVREGTGNLAQGPAMSLEEVERALQAGREAARRAIAAGATLLAAGDMGIGNTTAAAALTAALLGLPPEAVVGRGTGVGEEGLRRKRQAVARALARLRPGMGPLEVAALVGGLELIAIAGVYLEGYEAGLPLVLDGFPVTSGALLAWKLAPGIREHFFAGHLSREPGHRRQLEALDLRPLLDLDLALGEGTGAVLAMPLLRAAARILHMATFEEAGVSGGT; encoded by the coding sequence ATGGCAGGCGAAGGGTCCGAGGCTTCCCAGGCGAAGGTTTTGGAGGCCGCGAGGCGAAGGGTGGACCAACTCACCAAACCGCCCCGTTCCCTGGGCTTCCTGGAGGAGGTGGCCCTGCGCCTCGCCGCCCTCCAGGGGCGGGTGAAGCCGGAGCTTGGGCGGGGGGCGGTGGTGGTGGCCGCCGCGGACCACGGGGTGGTGGCCGAGGGGGTCTCGGCCTACCCCCAGGAGGTCACCCGGCAGATGGTGCTCAACTTTCTCCGGGGAGGTGCCGCCATCAACCAGTTTGCCCGGGTGGCCGACTGCGAGGTGTACGTCCTGGACGTGGGGGTGAAGGGAGAACTCCCCGACCACCCGCGGCTTCTCAAGCGCAAGGTGCGGGAGGGGACGGGTAACCTCGCCCAAGGCCCTGCCATGAGCCTGGAGGAGGTGGAAAGGGCCCTCCAGGCAGGCCGCGAGGCAGCGAGGCGGGCCATCGCCGCGGGCGCCACCCTCCTCGCCGCCGGGGACATGGGCATCGGCAACACCACGGCGGCGGCCGCCCTTACCGCTGCCCTCCTCGGGCTTCCCCCCGAGGCCGTGGTGGGCCGGGGAACGGGGGTGGGGGAGGAGGGCCTGAGGCGGAAGCGCCAGGCGGTGGCCCGGGCCCTCGCCCGCCTCCGCCCCGGCATGGGGCCCCTCGAGGTGGCCGCCCTGGTGGGGGGGCTTGAGCTAATCGCCATTGCCGGGGTCTACCTGGAGGGCTATGAGGCCGGGCTTCCCCTGGTGCTGGACGGCTTTCCCGTAACGAGCGGGGCCTTGCTCGCCTGGAAGCTCGCCCCGGGAATCCGGGAACACTTCTTCGCCGGCCACCTCTCCCGGGAGCCCGGGCACCGCCGCCAGCTGGAGGCTTTGGACCTCAGGCCCCTCCTTGACCTGGACCTCGCCCTGGGGGAGGGGACGGGGGCGGTCCTCGCCATGCCCCTCCTCAGGGCCGCGGCCCGCATCCTCCACATGGCCACCTTTGAGGAGGCGGGCGTTTCCGGGGGAACGTGA
- a CDS encoding NADPH:quinone oxidoreductase family protein — protein MKAWVQRALGGPLVLEEIPEPTPGEGEVLLEVEAVGLNFADHLVRLGAYLTRPRPPFVPGMEVVGVWEGRRYAALVGLGGLAEKVAVPREALLPVPEGLGPEEAAAYPVSFLTAYLALKRAQARPGERVLVQAAAGALGTAAVQVARALGLRVLAAASRAEKLALPLALGAEEAATYPEVPEKAKAWGGLDLVLEVRGKEVEESLGLLAHGGRLVYIGAAEGEVAPIPPLRLMRRNLAVLGFWLTPLLQDRALVEEALRFLLPRLGQELKPVVGRVFPFREAEAAFGALLDRGHTGKVVVRR, from the coding sequence ATGAAGGCCTGGGTGCAAAGGGCCCTGGGTGGGCCTTTGGTCCTAGAGGAAATCCCCGAACCCACCCCCGGCGAAGGGGAGGTCCTCCTGGAGGTGGAGGCGGTGGGCCTCAACTTCGCCGACCACCTGGTGCGCCTCGGGGCCTACCTTACCCGCCCCCGGCCCCCCTTCGTCCCGGGGATGGAGGTGGTGGGGGTCTGGGAAGGGCGGCGCTACGCCGCCTTGGTGGGCCTAGGAGGGCTTGCGGAAAAGGTGGCCGTGCCCCGGGAGGCCCTCCTTCCCGTCCCCGAGGGCCTGGGCCCGGAGGAGGCCGCCGCCTACCCCGTCTCCTTCCTCACCGCCTACCTGGCCCTGAAGAGGGCCCAGGCCAGGCCCGGGGAAAGGGTCCTGGTCCAGGCGGCGGCCGGGGCCTTGGGGACGGCGGCGGTCCAGGTGGCCCGCGCCTTGGGCCTCCGGGTCCTGGCGGCGGCCTCGAGGGCGGAAAAGCTGGCCCTTCCCCTGGCCCTGGGGGCGGAGGAGGCCGCTACCTATCCCGAGGTACCGGAGAAGGCCAAGGCCTGGGGTGGGCTGGACCTTGTGCTGGAGGTGCGGGGCAAGGAGGTGGAGGAAAGCCTCGGCCTCCTCGCCCACGGGGGAAGGCTCGTTTACATCGGCGCAGCCGAGGGGGAGGTAGCCCCCATCCCCCCCTTGCGCCTGATGCGGCGGAACCTTGCGGTGCTGGGCTTCTGGCTCACCCCCCTCCTCCAGGACCGGGCCCTGGTGGAGGAGGCCCTACGCTTCCTCCTCCCGCGGCTAGGTCAGGAGCTTAAGCCGGTGGTGGGCCGGGTCTTCCCCTTCCGCGAGGCCGAAGCGGCCTTCGGGGCCCTCCTGGACCGGGGGCACACGGGTAAGGTGGTGGTGCGGCGCTGA